From Acomys russatus chromosome 25, mAcoRus1.1, whole genome shotgun sequence, a single genomic window includes:
- the Pigq gene encoding phosphatidylinositol N-acetylglucosaminyltransferase subunit Q, with protein MRAPSMVLKAFFPTCCASADSGLLVGRWVPGQSSAVILAVVHFPFIPIQVKELLAQVQKASQVQVSVLGTWCHRQQEPEESLGHFLEGLGAIFSHDPWLQLCRERGTKLWSCKAMYYQMPNTLDTPTEDQVMLIFYDQRKLLLSWLHPPRELPDCQTGDTTASTGGLADVFDTVARSEMLFRNDQFDEGPVRLSHWQSEGVEASILVELAKRASGPVCLLLASLLSLISAASACRLWKLWPLSFIRSKLSTCEQLQHRLKHLSLIFSTEKAQSPMQLMRKANMLVSVLLDVALGLLLLSWLHSNNRIGQLANALVPVADRVAEELQYLLQWLMGAPAGLKMNRALDQVLGRFFLYHIHLWISYIHLMSPFIEHILWHVGLSACLGLTVALSILSDIIALLTFHIYCFYVYGARLYCLKIYGLSSLWRLFRGKKWNVLRQRVDSCSYDLDQLFIGTLLFTILVFLLPTTALYYLVFTLLRLLVITVQGLIHLLVDLINSLPLYSLGLRLCRPYRLAAGVKFRVLEQEAGRPLRLLMQINPLPYSHVVHTYRLPSCGCHPKHSWGTLCRKLFFGELIYPWRQREDKQD; from the exons ATGAG gGCTCCCAGCATGGTGCTCAAGGCCTTCTTCCCCACGTGCTGTGCTTCGGCAGATAGTGGCCTGCTAGTGGGACGGTGGGTCCCAGGACAGAGTAGTGCTGTGATCCTGGCTGTGGTGCACTTCCCCTTCATCCCCATCCAGGTCAAGGAGCTCCTGGCCCAGGTGCAGAAGGCCAGTCAAGTACAAGTGTCTGTGTTAGGTACCTGGTGCCACcgtcagcaggagccagaggagagcCTGGGACATTTCCTAGAGGGTCTGGGTGCCATCTTCTCCCATGATCCCTGGTTGCAGCTATGCCGGGAGAGGGGTACCAAGCTCTGGAGCTGTAAGGCCATGTACTACCAGATGCCCAACACTCTGGACACGCCCACTGAAGACCAGGTCATGCTCATCTTCTATGATCAGCGCAAACTGCTGCTCTCCTGGCTGCACCCACCTAGAGAACTACCTGACTGTCAGACTGGAGACACCACAGCCAGCACCGGAGGCCTAGCTGACGTCTTTGACACAGTGGCACGCAGTGAGATGCTCTTCCGAAATGACCAGTTTGATGAGGGCCCCGTCCGCCTGAGCCACTGGCAATCGGAAGGAGTGGAGGCGAGCATACTTGTGGAGTTGGCAAAGCGGGCCTCGGGGCCTGTGTGCCTGCTACTGGCTTCTTTGTTGTCCCTGATCTCAGCAGCTAGTGCTTGCCG GCTATGGAAGCTGTGGCCCCTTTCCTTCATCAGAAGCAAGCTCTCCACTTGTGAGCAGCTCCAGCACCGCCTCAAGCACCTCTCCCTCATCTTCAGCACTGAGAAAGCCCAGAGTCCCATGCAGCTGATGAG GAAGGCCAACATGCTGGTTTCTGTGCTACTGGACGTGGCCCTTggcctgctgctgctctcttggcTGCACAGCAATAACCGAATTGGACAGCTGGCCAATGCCCTGGTGCCTGTGGCTGAT CGCGTGGCTGAGGAGCTCCAGTATCTGCTGCAGTGGCTGATGGGTGCTCCTGCTGGGCTCAAGATGAATCGGGCACTGGATCAGGTGCTAGGCCGCTTTTTCCTGTACCACATCCATCTGTGGATCA GCTATATCCACCTTATGTCCCCCTTTATTGAGCACATCCTGTGGCATGTGGGCCTCTCGGCTTGCCTTGGACTCACTGTTGCCCTGTCCATCCTTTCGGACATCATCGCCCTTCTTACCTTCCACATCTACTGCTTCTATGTCTACGGTGCCAG GCTCTACTGCCTGAAGATCTAcggcctctcctctctctggcgCCTGTTCCGGGGGAAGAAGTGGAATGTTCTGCGCCAGCGGGTGGATTCTTGTTCCTATGACCTTGACCAG CTGTTCATTGGAACCTTGCTCTTCACCATCCTGGTCTTCTTGCTGCCCACCACCGCTTTATACTACCTGGTATTTACCCTG CTCCGGCTCCTGGTGATCACTGTGCAGGGCTTAATCCATCTACTTGTGGACCTCATTAACTCCTTGCCACTCTACTCCCTTGGCCTTCGACTTTGCCGACCCTACAGGCTGGCAG CTGGTGTGAAGTTCAGAGTTCtggagcaggaggcaggcaggccccTCCGCCTCCTGATGCAG ATAAACCCCCTGCCCTATAGCCATGTGGTGCACACCTACCGCCTGCCTAGCTGTGGTTGCCATCCCAAGCACTCCTGGGGTACCCTGTGTCGAAAGCTGTTCTTCGGAGAGCTCATCTAcccctggaggcagagagaggacaaACAGGACTGA
- the Nhlrc4 gene encoding NHL-repeat-containing protein 4 codes for MPRTGAFVPEDVTVTASGLVVVSDLIHGAVHALQYTSREPQGRWMTVGTYLSPRGLAVDALGHLLVTDYLPGIVQSFVLGPTLESLDPVSMLGLEGPCWVGPGPDGGFAVSEEFGDVQLFGSAHQPLGSLGTLTGHSFGRPAGVCSDAEGSIIVADEQRHQVIVFPRVGPPICLQLEGLERPLGMACTPQGQLVVADAGDNCIKVYQYLREMA; via the coding sequence ATGCCTAGAACTGGAGCCTTTGTTCCAGAGGATGTGACCGTGACAGCTTCAGGGCTTGTGGTGGTCAGTGACCTCATCCATGGGGCTGTGCATGCTCTCCAGTACACTTCCCGGGAACCTCAGGGCCGCTGGATGACTGTAGGCACGTACTTGTCCCCTCGAGGACTGGCTGTGGATGCCCTTGGTCACTTACTGGTGACAGACTACTTGCCTGGAATTGTGCAAAGTTTCGTGTTAGGGCCAACCTTGGAGTCCCTCGATCCAGTCTCCATGCTAGGACTGGAGGGTCCCTGTTGGGTAGGGCCAGGACCAGATGGGGGCTTTGCTGTGAGTGAGGAGTTTGGGGATGTGCAGCTGTTTGGCAGTGCCCACCAGCCTCTGGGGTCCCTGGGAACCCTGACTGGGCATAGCTTTGGCCGTCCAGCGGGTGTGTGCTCTGATGCAGAGGGTAGCATTATTGTGGCTGATGAGCAGAGGCACCAAGTGATTGTGTTCCCCCGGGTTGGGCCACCCATCTGCCTGCAGTTGGAGGGACTAGAGAGGCCCTTGGGTATGGCCTGTACACCCCAGGGCCAACTGGTGGTGGCAGATGCAGGGGACAACTGCATCAAAGTGTACCAGTACCTCAGGGAGATGGCCTGA